A section of the Serratia liquefaciens ATCC 27592 genome encodes:
- a CDS encoding spot 42 RNA, inhibition of DNA synthesis, whose product MFYLSDLLLHVIGFG is encoded by the coding sequence ATGTTCTATCTTTCAGACCTTTTACTTCACGTAATCGGATTTGGCTGA
- a CDS encoding YihD family protein — translation MKTHRVNELIELLHPAWQEDPDLNLIQFLQRLAQEAGFQGNLTELSDDILIYHLKMRGSAGNEQIPGLKKDYEEDFKTALLRARGVIKD, via the coding sequence ATGAAAACGCACCGCGTAAACGAGCTGATTGAGCTTCTGCACCCGGCCTGGCAGGAAGATCCGGATCTTAATCTGATCCAGTTTTTACAGAGGTTGGCGCAAGAAGCTGGCTTTCAGGGCAATCTGACTGAACTAAGCGATGATATTCTGATCTACCATTTGAAAATGCGCGGCAGCGCCGGCAACGAACAGATCCCCGGTCTGAAAAAGGATTATGAGGAAGATTTCAAAACGGCACTGCTACGCGCCCGTGGCGTGATCAAAGATTAG
- a CDS encoding acyltransferase: protein MPRLLSPVIFIVSSLLAILVTVLCSIPITIAGVIKLLVPFPAVWRRISAFADFMMWCWCLGLSLLLRINGQLRWDIEGLEGLDRKNWYLLISNHESWSDIVVLCVLFRNHIPMNKYFLKQQLAWVPFVGLACWALDMPFMKRYSRAYLLKHPEKRGNDIETTRRSCEKFRKRPTTIVNFVEGSRFTEAKKIKTRSPYRNLLAPKAAGIAFTLSALGKQFDKVLNVTLLYPDNTERPFMDMLCGRLKRIVVRVELLPIDESMHGDYFNDKQFKRRFQLWLNTLWQDKDRLLDRLKRQ, encoded by the coding sequence ATGCCAAGATTGCTATCCCCTGTTATTTTTATCGTTTCCAGCCTGCTCGCCATTTTGGTCACCGTACTGTGTTCGATCCCCATTACGATCGCCGGCGTCATTAAGTTACTGGTGCCCTTTCCTGCCGTATGGCGACGTATCTCCGCCTTCGCCGACTTTATGATGTGGTGCTGGTGCCTGGGGTTATCGCTGCTATTACGTATTAACGGCCAACTGCGCTGGGATATAGAAGGGTTGGAAGGCCTGGATCGAAAAAACTGGTATCTGCTGATCAGTAATCACGAAAGCTGGTCGGATATTGTGGTGCTGTGCGTATTGTTCCGTAACCATATTCCAATGAATAAGTACTTTCTTAAACAGCAATTGGCCTGGGTCCCTTTTGTCGGTCTGGCCTGCTGGGCGCTGGATATGCCCTTCATGAAACGCTATTCGCGCGCCTATTTGCTCAAACACCCTGAAAAGCGCGGTAATGATATCGAGACCACACGCCGTTCCTGCGAGAAGTTTCGTAAACGCCCGACCACCATCGTTAATTTTGTAGAGGGCTCGCGTTTTACCGAAGCCAAGAAAATTAAAACTCGTTCGCCCTACCGCAATTTATTAGCCCCTAAAGCTGCCGGTATTGCTTTTACACTCAGTGCATTAGGTAAGCAGTTCGATAAGGTGTTAAACGTCACCCTGCTTTATCCAGATAATACTGAGCGGCCTTTTATGGATATGCTGTGCGGCCGGTTAAAACGCATTGTGGTAAGGGTTGAATTGCTGCCAATCGACGAAAGCATGCATGGCGATTACTTTAACGATAAGCAGTTCAAGCGACGTTTCCAGCTTTGGCTGAACACGCTGTGGCAGGATAAAGACAGATTGCTGGATCGATTGAAACGGCAATAG
- the polA gene encoding DNA polymerase I codes for MAQIAENPLILVDGSSYLYRAYHAFPPLTNSAGEPTGAMYGVLNMLRSLLLQYQPSHVAVVFDAKGKTFRDELFAEYKSHRPPMPDDLRAQIEPLHKMVKAMGLPLLVTPGVEADDVIGTLALEAEKAGHAVLISTGDKDMAQLVTPNVTLINTMNNTILGPQEVCDKYGIPPELIIDFLALMGDSSDNIPGVPGVGEKTAQALLQGLGGLDALYANLDSIATLSFRGAKTMAAKLEQNKEVAYLSYKLATIKTDVELDLTCADLEVSALDVDVLQQLFKQYEFKRWLADVEAGIWLEGKKGTGVKAASAPKATAVADKAPAEATLSQEGYVTILDEDTFVQWLEKLKKAEVFAFDTETDGLDTLTANLIGLSFAIAPGEAAYLPVAHDYLDAPAQLDRDYVLATLKPLLEDEKALKVGQNLKFDMGLLARYDITLRGIAFDTMLESYVLDSVGGRHDMDSLSDRYLGHKTVTFEEIAGKGKKQLTFNQIALEQAAPYAAEDADVTLQLHLAMWPQLKESAELLKVFNEIEMPLLPVLSHIERTGVLIDQSILATHSIELTKRLAELEIQAHELAEEPFNLASTKQLQAILYEKQKLPVLKKTPGGAPSTNEEVLAELALDYPLPKVILEYRGLAKLKTTYTDKLPLMINPVSGRVHTSYHQAVTATGRLSSSDPNLQNIPVRNDEGRRIRQAFIAPEGYRIVAADYSQIELRIMAHLSQDEGLLKAFAAGEDIHRATAAEVFGLPLDKVTNEQRRSAKAINFGLIYGMSAFGLARQLGIPRGEAQRYMDLYFERYPGVLEYMERTRQQAASQGYVSTLDGRRLYLPDVSSSNGMRRKAAERAAINAPMQGTAADIIKRAMIEVDAWLQAQEEPLVRMIMQVHDELVFEVHESVLETSNQRIRELMENSMTLAVPLKVDVGVGANWDEAH; via the coding sequence ATGGCCCAGATTGCAGAAAACCCATTAATCCTGGTTGACGGTTCCTCGTACCTCTACCGCGCTTATCATGCCTTCCCTCCGCTGACCAACTCTGCGGGTGAACCTACTGGGGCAATGTATGGCGTGCTGAACATGCTGCGCAGTCTATTGCTGCAGTACCAGCCAAGCCATGTTGCGGTGGTGTTTGATGCCAAAGGAAAAACCTTCCGCGATGAGCTGTTCGCAGAATACAAATCGCACCGGCCGCCGATGCCGGACGACCTGCGTGCGCAAATCGAACCGTTGCACAAAATGGTCAAGGCGATGGGGTTGCCGCTGCTGGTCACGCCTGGCGTAGAAGCCGACGATGTGATTGGCACTTTGGCACTGGAGGCAGAAAAAGCCGGCCATGCGGTGCTGATCAGCACCGGCGATAAAGACATGGCGCAGTTGGTCACACCGAACGTCACCCTGATCAACACCATGAACAACACCATCCTTGGTCCACAGGAAGTGTGCGACAAGTACGGCATTCCGCCGGAGCTGATTATCGACTTCCTGGCGCTGATGGGTGATTCCTCGGATAACATCCCTGGCGTACCTGGTGTTGGCGAGAAAACCGCGCAGGCGCTGTTACAGGGGCTTGGGGGGCTGGATGCGCTCTATGCCAACCTCGATAGCATCGCCACGCTCAGCTTCCGCGGCGCCAAGACCATGGCGGCCAAGCTGGAACAGAACAAAGAGGTGGCTTACCTCTCCTACAAGCTGGCGACCATCAAAACCGACGTCGAACTGGATCTTACCTGCGCCGATCTCGAAGTATCAGCGCTGGATGTCGATGTGCTGCAGCAGTTGTTTAAACAATACGAATTTAAACGCTGGCTGGCGGATGTTGAAGCCGGTATTTGGCTGGAAGGTAAAAAGGGTACCGGCGTGAAAGCTGCCAGTGCGCCAAAGGCGACGGCGGTAGCAGACAAAGCACCTGCCGAAGCGACGTTATCGCAAGAAGGTTATGTCACCATCCTGGATGAAGATACTTTCGTGCAGTGGCTGGAAAAGCTGAAAAAAGCCGAGGTATTTGCGTTTGATACCGAAACCGACGGTTTGGACACCCTGACCGCCAATCTGATCGGCCTGTCGTTTGCCATTGCACCGGGCGAAGCCGCCTATTTGCCGGTAGCGCATGACTATCTAGATGCCCCGGCACAGCTGGATCGCGATTATGTGCTGGCCACCTTGAAGCCGCTGCTGGAAGACGAGAAAGCGCTCAAGGTCGGGCAAAATCTGAAGTTCGATATGGGCCTGCTGGCGCGTTACGACATTACCCTGCGTGGCATTGCCTTCGACACCATGCTGGAATCTTATGTGCTGGACAGCGTGGGCGGTCGTCACGATATGGACAGCTTGTCCGATCGTTACCTCGGCCATAAAACCGTGACCTTCGAAGAGATAGCCGGCAAGGGGAAAAAGCAGCTCACCTTCAACCAGATTGCACTGGAGCAGGCGGCTCCTTACGCTGCCGAAGATGCCGACGTTACCTTGCAATTGCATTTGGCGATGTGGCCGCAATTGAAGGAAAGCGCCGAGCTGCTGAAAGTATTCAATGAGATTGAAATGCCGCTGTTGCCGGTGTTGTCGCACATCGAACGCACCGGGGTGCTGATTGATCAAAGCATTCTGGCCACGCACTCCATCGAATTGACCAAACGCCTGGCCGAGCTGGAAATTCAGGCCCATGAACTCGCGGAAGAGCCTTTCAATCTGGCGTCAACCAAACAGCTGCAGGCGATCCTGTACGAAAAGCAGAAGCTGCCGGTACTGAAGAAAACGCCGGGTGGAGCCCCATCTACTAACGAAGAAGTGTTGGCCGAACTGGCGTTGGATTACCCGTTGCCTAAGGTGATCCTGGAATACCGTGGCTTGGCGAAGCTGAAGACGACCTACACCGACAAGCTGCCGCTGATGATCAATCCGGTCAGTGGCCGGGTGCATACCTCTTATCATCAGGCGGTGACGGCTACTGGACGTCTCTCCTCGAGCGATCCTAACCTGCAGAATATCCCGGTGCGTAACGACGAAGGGCGCCGGATCCGCCAGGCCTTTATTGCTCCTGAGGGTTACCGCATCGTTGCGGCCGACTATTCGCAAATCGAACTGCGCATTATGGCCCATCTGTCACAAGATGAAGGGTTACTGAAGGCCTTTGCGGCCGGTGAGGATATCCACCGTGCCACCGCAGCCGAGGTATTTGGCCTGCCGCTTGATAAAGTGACCAACGAACAGCGTCGCAGCGCCAAGGCAATTAACTTTGGCCTGATTTATGGCATGAGCGCGTTTGGTCTGGCACGCCAATTGGGCATTCCGCGTGGTGAAGCGCAGCGCTACATGGATCTCTACTTCGAGCGCTACCCGGGCGTATTGGAATATATGGAGCGTACCCGCCAGCAGGCTGCCAGTCAGGGCTATGTAAGCACGCTGGACGGCCGCCGTCTCTATCTGCCGGATGTCAGCTCCAGTAACGGCATGCGTCGCAAGGCGGCCGAGCGCGCGGCGATTAACGCCCCTATGCAAGGGACTGCCGCCGATATCATCAAACGTGCGATGATCGAGGTGGACGCCTGGTTGCAAGCTCAGGAAGAGCCGCTGGTGCGTATGATCATGCAGGTACACGATGAATTGGTGTTCGAGGTGCATGAATCGGTGCTGGAAACCTCTAACCAACGCATTCGCGAGCTGATGGAAAATAGCATGACGCTGGCTGTCCCACTGAAAGTGGATGTCGGCGTGGGAGCCAACTGGGACGAAGCCCACTGA
- the mobA gene encoding molybdenum cofactor guanylyltransferase MobA, with protein sequence MHEEITGIILAGGRATRMGGEDKGLVPVAGIPLYQYVLARLRPQVGPIAINANRNQARYRESGLPIIGDLIPDFSGPLAGMLAGLKYATTEWVAFVPCDVPDFPATLIEKLWQQKGSAIAAYASDGERAHPTLALLHTSLATPLEDYLARGERKLMLFLDAAGAQQVEFKGQQSAFHNLNTLEDCQRWVKEKGIIHE encoded by the coding sequence ATGCATGAAGAGATTACCGGCATTATTCTGGCCGGAGGGCGTGCCACTCGCATGGGCGGGGAAGATAAAGGTCTGGTTCCCGTTGCCGGCATCCCCCTGTATCAGTACGTGCTTGCCCGGCTACGGCCGCAGGTCGGGCCGATAGCCATCAACGCCAATCGCAATCAAGCACGGTATAGGGAAAGTGGCCTGCCGATAATTGGCGATCTGATCCCTGACTTTTCAGGCCCGCTCGCCGGTATGCTGGCCGGCCTGAAATACGCAACGACCGAGTGGGTGGCCTTTGTCCCCTGTGATGTTCCTGACTTTCCTGCAACGCTTATCGAGAAACTCTGGCAACAAAAAGGAAGTGCGATAGCCGCCTATGCCAGTGATGGGGAACGGGCTCACCCAACGCTAGCGCTATTGCACACCAGTCTGGCGACTCCGTTGGAAGATTATCTGGCCCGCGGGGAACGCAAGCTGATGCTGTTCCTGGACGCTGCGGGTGCACAGCAGGTGGAGTTCAAAGGGCAACAATCGGCCTTCCACAATCTTAATACCCTTGAGGACTGCCAACGTTGGGTAAAAGAAAAAGGAATTATCCATGAATAG
- a CDS encoding serine/threonine protein kinase → MNNSAFNFQTLSPDLIMDALEGVGLRVDSGLTALNSYENRVYQFMDEDRKRYVVKFYRPERWSAKQIGEEHQFSHDLALAEIPAVAPLVLQGNTLHTHNGFFFTVFPSVGGRQYEIDNLDQLEWVGRFLGRIHQVGSESLFVERPTMGIEEYLTLPRQVLAGCALLPKAQRDSFLAATDKLIEAIKQHWHQDWQPRRLHGDCHPGNILWRDGPLFVDLDDARNGPAIQDLWMLLHGERRDRLMQLDILLEAYSEFAEFDQSELALIEPLRAMRMVYYLAWVARRWQDPAFPKSFPWMAESDFWLSQTAAFTEQVKLLQEPPLQLMPMY, encoded by the coding sequence ATGAACAACTCAGCTTTTAATTTTCAGACCCTGTCGCCCGACCTGATTATGGACGCGCTGGAAGGGGTTGGCCTGCGTGTAGACTCCGGGCTAACGGCGCTTAACAGTTATGAAAACCGCGTCTATCAGTTTATGGACGAGGATCGTAAGCGTTATGTGGTGAAGTTTTATCGGCCAGAACGTTGGAGCGCGAAACAAATTGGTGAAGAACACCAGTTCTCCCATGATCTTGCTCTGGCGGAGATCCCTGCAGTTGCCCCATTAGTTCTGCAGGGCAATACGCTGCATACGCACAACGGTTTCTTTTTTACGGTTTTTCCCAGCGTTGGCGGACGGCAGTATGAGATCGACAATCTCGATCAACTGGAGTGGGTTGGCCGTTTCCTGGGGCGCATTCATCAGGTGGGCAGCGAAAGCCTGTTTGTTGAACGTCCGACGATGGGCATCGAGGAGTACCTCACTTTACCGCGTCAGGTTTTGGCGGGCTGCGCGCTGTTGCCCAAAGCGCAGCGTGACAGCTTTCTTGCAGCGACTGACAAGCTGATTGAGGCGATCAAACAGCATTGGCATCAGGATTGGCAGCCGCGGCGTTTGCACGGTGACTGCCATCCGGGCAATATTCTGTGGCGTGATGGCCCACTGTTTGTTGATCTTGATGACGCGCGTAACGGGCCAGCGATACAGGATCTGTGGATGTTGTTGCACGGTGAGCGTCGCGATCGTTTGATGCAGTTAGATATTTTGTTGGAAGCGTACTCAGAGTTTGCTGAGTTTGATCAAAGTGAGTTGGCGTTGATCGAGCCGCTGCGTGCTATGCGTATGGTTTACTACCTGGCATGGGTTGCTCGCCGCTGGCAAGATCCTGCGTTCCCTAAAAGTTTTCCGTGGATGGCGGAGTCTGATTTTTGGTTATCTCAGACGGCGGCATTCACCGAACAGGTTAAGCTGTTGCAGGAGCCCCCTCTGCAGCTGATGCCAATGTATTGA
- the yihA gene encoding ribosome biogenesis GTP-binding protein YihA/YsxC, which yields MTSKNYNYHVTHFVTSAPDIRHLPGDEGIEVAFAGRSNAGKSSALNTLTNQKSLARTSKTPGRTQLINLFEVEEGIRLVDLPGYGYAEVPEEMKRKWQRALGEYLQMRNCLKGLVVLMDIRHPLKDLDQQMIQWAVDVGTPVLVLLTKADKLASGARKAQLNMVREAVVPFMGDIQVEAFSSPKKMGVDKLSQKLNTWFNEIPPEVLPEDDEAASE from the coding sequence TTGACCAGCAAGAATTACAATTATCATGTGACCCATTTCGTCACCAGTGCGCCCGATATTCGCCATCTGCCGGGGGATGAAGGTATTGAAGTTGCGTTCGCCGGCCGTTCTAACGCCGGTAAGTCCAGCGCGTTAAATACCCTGACCAACCAGAAAAGCCTGGCGCGTACCAGTAAAACGCCGGGCCGTACCCAGCTTATCAACCTGTTTGAAGTGGAAGAAGGCATTCGCCTGGTCGACCTGCCGGGTTATGGCTACGCCGAAGTGCCTGAAGAGATGAAACGCAAATGGCAGCGGGCGCTGGGTGAATACCTGCAAATGCGCAACTGCCTGAAAGGCCTGGTGGTGCTGATGGACATCCGCCATCCGTTGAAAGATCTCGACCAGCAGATGATCCAATGGGCTGTCGATGTCGGCACGCCGGTTCTGGTTCTGCTGACCAAAGCGGACAAACTGGCATCCGGCGCACGTAAGGCGCAACTGAATATGGTGCGTGAAGCGGTAGTGCCGTTTATGGGTGATATCCAGGTTGAGGCCTTCTCCTCACCGAAAAAAATGGGCGTCGACAAACTGAGCCAGAAACTGAACACCTGGTTTAACGAGATCCCGCCGGAAGTGCTACCGGAAGATGATGAAGCCGCCAGCGAATAA
- the mobB gene encoding molybdopterin-guanine dinucleotide biosynthesis protein MobB: protein MNSPSQPPLLAIAAYSGTGKTTLLKQLIPLLKQRQIRVGLIKHTHHDMDVDTPGKDSYELRKAGADQTLVASNNRWALMTETPEQPPLDLQYLASRFDTGKVDIILVEGFKHEPISKIILYREEVGKPLEDMLDEFVIAIASDRPITGNAPLLDLNDPECIADFIGDWLKSAA from the coding sequence ATGAATAGCCCTTCCCAACCCCCTCTACTGGCCATTGCTGCCTATAGCGGCACGGGCAAAACCACTCTGCTTAAACAATTGATTCCTTTATTAAAGCAGCGGCAAATCCGCGTAGGGCTGATTAAACATACTCACCATGATATGGATGTCGATACCCCCGGCAAAGACAGTTATGAACTGCGCAAAGCCGGTGCCGACCAAACGTTGGTCGCCAGCAATAACCGCTGGGCATTAATGACAGAAACGCCGGAACAACCCCCACTGGATCTACAATATTTGGCGAGTCGTTTTGATACTGGCAAGGTGGATATCATTTTAGTCGAAGGGTTCAAGCATGAGCCCATCAGTAAAATCATTCTCTATCGTGAAGAGGTGGGTAAACCACTGGAGGATATGCTGGACGAGTTTGTGATCGCCATTGCCAGCGATCGGCCAATCACTGGAAATGCCCCACTGTTGGATCTTAATGACCCAGAGTGCATCGCTGACTTTATCGGGGACTGGTTAAAAAGCGCAGCCTAG
- the dsbA gene encoding thiol:disulfide interchange protein DsbA — MKKIWLALVGMVMAFSASAAQFSDGTQYVTLDKPVTGEPQVLEFFSFYCPHCYQFEQVYHVSENVKKALPAGTKMTKYHVEFLGPLGKQLTQAWAVAMALGVEDKVSPLMFEAVQKTQTVQTPDDIRNVFVKAGVSAADYDGALNSFVVKSLVVQQEKAAEDLQLRGVPAVFVNGKYMVKNDGLDTSSMDAYVKQFADVVKFLSEQK; from the coding sequence ATGAAGAAAATTTGGTTGGCGCTCGTTGGCATGGTAATGGCATTCAGTGCCTCGGCTGCGCAGTTTAGCGATGGTACCCAGTATGTCACCCTGGACAAGCCAGTGACGGGTGAACCTCAGGTCCTGGAGTTCTTCTCCTTCTATTGCCCACACTGCTATCAGTTCGAGCAGGTTTATCACGTTTCCGAAAATGTGAAAAAAGCGCTGCCTGCGGGCACTAAAATGACCAAGTACCACGTTGAGTTCCTGGGGCCGTTGGGTAAACAACTGACTCAGGCATGGGCTGTTGCAATGGCGCTGGGTGTGGAAGATAAAGTCAGCCCGCTGATGTTCGAAGCGGTGCAGAAAACCCAGACCGTACAAACGCCTGATGATATCCGCAACGTGTTTGTGAAAGCAGGCGTGAGCGCGGCTGATTATGACGGGGCTCTGAACAGCTTCGTAGTTAAATCCCTGGTGGTTCAACAGGAGAAAGCTGCAGAAGATCTGCAGCTGCGTGGCGTACCGGCGGTATTTGTTAATGGCAAATACATGGTCAAAAATGACGGCCTGGACACCAGTTCGATGGATGCTTACGTGAAGCAATTCGCCGACGTGGTTAAATTCCTCAGCGAGCAGAAGTAA